In the Armatimonadota bacterium genome, ACGCGCATCTCCGGGTGCACCTGACGGGTCAGCGTCCCCTTGGGGCCCGTGACGGCCACGGTGCGCCCCGAGACCGTCACGGTCACGCCCTGGGGCACCGCGATGGGCAGACGGCCGATGCGCGACATCTCCGTTCCTCCTACCACACGTAGCAGATGACCTCGCCGCCGACGCCGCGGCGCCGTGCCTCACGGTCGGTCATCACGCCCTGGGACGTGGACAGGATCGCGATCCCCAGCCCCCGGCGCACGGCCGGGACCTCGTGGCGCTTGGCGTAGACCCGGAGTCCCGGCCGGCTGACCCGTCGTACCCCGGTGAGCACCTGCTCGCGGCGCGGCCCGTAGCGCAGCTGCAGCCGCAGCTGCGGCTGCGGCGGACGGTCGATCACCTGGAAGTCGGCGATGAACCCCTCGGCCTTCAGAATCCGCGCGATCTCCACCTTCATCCGGCTCGCCGGCACGACGACGTGGTCGTGCCGTGCCGCGTTGGCGTTGCGCAGCCGCGTCAGCATGTCGGCAATCGTGTCGGTCACCACACCACCCACGGGCGCCCTCCTACCAGCTCGCCTTCACCATGCCGGGGATCTCGCCCCGGTACGCCAGCTGCCGCAGGCAGATGCGGCACAGCCCGAACCGGCGAAAGACCGCGCGGGGGCGTCCGCACCGCAGGCAGCGGGTGTACCGCCGCACCGGGAACTTGGGATCGCGCTTCCACTTCTCGAGCATCGCTTTCTTGGGCACGTCAGGCTCCCTTCTCCCCATCGGGGCCGCTCCCCGCCTCGCGCAGCGGCAGCCCCAGCAGGCGCAACAGCTCCCGGGCCTCCTCGTCGGTCTGGGCCGTGGTCACCACGGTGATGTCCATGCCCCGGATCTTGTCGACCTTGTCGTAGTCGATCTCCGGGAAGATCAGCTGCTCCCTGATCCCCAGGTTCAGGTTCCCGCGGCCATCGAAGGCACGTTCGGAGACGCCCTTGAAGTCCTTGATGCGGGGCAACGCGATCGAGAACAGCTTGTCGAGGAAGTCGTACATCCGGTCGCCCCGCAACGTGACCTTGGCGCCGATGGGCATGCCCTGCCGCAGTTTGAACGCCGCGATCGACCGGCGCGCCCGGGTGACCACCGGCCGCTGGCCGGCGATCGCCGTCAGTTCCTCCACGGCCTTGTCGATCTGCCGGGGGT is a window encoding:
- the rpsH gene encoding 30S ribosomal protein S8, with protein sequence MTDTIADMLTRLRNANAARHDHVVVPASRMKVEIARILKAEGFIADFQVIDRPPQPQLRLQLRYGPRREQVLTGVRRVSRPGLRVYAKRHEVPAVRRGLGIAILSTSQGVMTDREARRRGVGGEVICYVW
- a CDS encoding type Z 30S ribosomal protein S14, which gives rise to MPKKAMLEKWKRDPKFPVRRYTRCLRCGRPRAVFRRFGLCRICLRQLAYRGEIPGMVKASW
- the rplE gene encoding 50S ribosomal protein L5 yields the protein MAARLKERYRTEVVPHLRARFQYRNVMQVPKVEKVVINMRVGAAVQDPRQIDKAVEELTAIAGQRPVVTRARRSIAAFKLRQGMPIGAKVTLRGDRMYDFLDKLFSIALPRIKDFKGVSERAFDGRGNLNLGIREQLIFPEIDYDKVDKIRGMDITVVTTAQTDEEARELLRLLGLPLREAGSGPDGEKGA